TCTCATCCATAGCCACAGCGCTGCTCTGTGCGCCTTCCGTCTGCGAGTTAGCCCCGGCATGGATATCGCTGATTCTGCCGCTCACCGTCTCACTCATCTTCAGCACATCGTCGGCATTCCTGGCGAAGGTCTCGGAGGAGCCGTAGAGACTGTCGGATGCGTGAGACACTCCGGATACCATCCCTTTCACTCTGGCATTCAGGTCCCCTGACATCTGGAGCATCGCCTGATAAGCCCTGCCAATCTCATCCCGGGAGGTGACCGGACGGGCATGCAGGATACGGGCTGCCCCGGCGAGATCCCCTTCGGCCATCGTGCCCGCGCTCTCTGTAATCGTCACTAGCGGACGCAAGGACCGGGAGACGAACCAGGCCAGCACTGCGAGTGCGCCCAGAGACAGCGCTAGAATAATACTATAGAGCGGCAGGCTCTCAATCAGGACATCACGGGTCAGCGTACTCAGCACAGCAACATCCGTATCAATGCCCAGCGCCCCGACCAGCTTCCCAGCGGTGTCCTTCATAGGAACGAATGCCGAGATATAATCCCCGTATTCGGGATTGCTGATCAGCGGCGTGCTGGCATTCTCTCCGGCAAGCACAGCCGTAACTGCGGCCGCTGGCATATCGGTAGTCTCATTAATCCCCGAAGCCAGCGGGTCTCCCTCCGGCCTGCCGTCAATCATCAGCTGCGGCTGGCGGGCATCATCAATCCGCACAAAATATACATAACGGGCACCAATCGACTTCCGGAACAGATCCAGTTCATGGCGGAGCGACCAATACAGGTCCGACTCCTGCGGATCGGCCAGGAATTCGCTGTAGCGGCCGGCATCAATCTGCGTCACATAATGGCTGGCAATACTCATGTTGTAGCTGCTGATCGTCCCTTTGACCGCTGATCCGGTGTTCACCCACTGAATGGCGGCATTGCCTGCTGTAATGCAGAGAATCACTAAAGTCATAACACAGAGAATACGGGCAATCAGTCTGGTTCGGATAAAAGAAAACATGGAGGCCTTCCCTTTCGCGCATAACAATTGCGTAGTTATAGTAGGGCCATCCGAACATGCAATGACAAATGTCCCTCTACCGGAAAATT
This genomic interval from Paenibacillus sp. FSL H8-0332 contains the following:
- a CDS encoding HAMP domain-containing methyl-accepting chemotaxis protein, coding for MTLVILCITAGNAAIQWVNTGSAVKGTISSYNMSIASHYVTQIDAGRYSEFLADPQESDLYWSLRHELDLFRKSIGARYVYFVRIDDARQPQLMIDGRPEGDPLASGINETTDMPAAAVTAVLAGENASTPLISNPEYGDYISAFVPMKDTAGKLVGALGIDTDVAVLSTLTRDVLIESLPLYSIILALSLGALAVLAWFVSRSLRPLVTITESAGTMAEGDLAGAARILHARPVTSRDEIGRAYQAMLQMSGDLNARVKGMVSGVSHASDSLYGSSETFARNADDVLKMSETVSGRISDIHAGANSQTEGAQSSAVAMDEMALGISRISEASAAVSEFAVKALDIAEASQTAMNHTNQQMKSISLSTGETLDIVLRLQGYTDEIEGALAAIRQSADQTKLLALNASIEAAHAGEHGRGFTVVAGEVRKLAEGSAASAERVAELLLHISQASASIGVQMTEASAEVKEGVRMSAEAEAALLEASSAFREVAGQIIDVSATAEQLSAGSEEVAAVVGSMADIAGEVSEQTREIRELTDLQLARIKEVYEASLSVSASTGDLREAIRQVNV